From a region of the Cololabis saira isolate AMF1-May2022 chromosome 8, fColSai1.1, whole genome shotgun sequence genome:
- the LOC133448737 gene encoding N6-adenosine-methyltransferase TMT1A-like, with translation MSLPMRFWIFVVNLLCLPLHLIKAVGLYEPYKRIFPMYVNRITMGYNKKMQDKKRELFRSLSEFNKHGGPLTILEIGCGSGANFEFYPAGCKVICTDPNPHFQKYLEKNIAKNEHISCDRFVVLSGEDMGSVEGESVDAVVCTLVLCSVTSIALTLREARRVLRPGGAFFFIEHVVADPSTWSYFFQHVLQPFWYYFGDGCEVTRETWKYVEAAGFSDLKLRHVEAPLIFIIKPHIIGYAVK, from the exons ATGTCTCTCCCTATGAGGTTCTGGATATTTGTGGTGAACCTATTATGtttgccccttcatctgataaaAGCGGTCGGCTTGTACGAGCCATACAAACGCATCTTTCCCATGTACGTGAACCGGATCACGATGGGCTACAACAAGAAAATGCAGGACAAGAAACGGGAGCTGTTCCGCAGCCTGTCCGAGTTCAACAAGCATGGCGGACCGCTCACTATCCTGGAGATCGGCTGCGGCTCGGGCGCAAATTTTGAGTTTTATCCTGCTGGTTGCAAGGTCATCTGTACCGACCCGAACCCACACTTTCAGAAATATCTGGAGAAGAACATCGCCAAGAACGAGCATATCTCCTGCGATAGATTCGTGGTGTTATCCGGGGAGGACATGGGGTCTGTGGAGGGCGAGTCCGTGGATGCGGTGGTGTGCACGCTGGTGCTCTGCTCCGTCACCAGCATCGCCCTGACGCTCAGGGAGGCGCGGCGCGTGCTGCGGCCA GGAGGAGCCTTCTTTTTCATTGAGCACGTGGTTGCCGACCCCTCGACTTGGTCATATTTCTTCCAGCATGTCCTCCAGCCTTTCTGGTACTACTTTGGTGATGGATGTGAGGTCACCCGGGAAACATGGAAGTACGTGGAGGCAGCTGGATTCTCTGACCTCAAGCTGAGACATGTAGAAGCACCGCTCATCTTCATAATCAAACCACACATCATAGGCTATGCTGTGAAATAG
- the LOC133448739 gene encoding N6-adenosine-methyltransferase TMT1A-like encodes MFKVCHSGLRFKCNLLIFLNLSVVGTSGFHLFLLQRKMTGCLVTLCRLLCWGLCWPFHVMKITGLYRIYKRLFPTLAYNITFSYNDKMHKRKRELFRNVARFADCDGSLRLLEIGCGSGANFSFYPHGCTVICTDPNPHFEKYLRMSMDRNAHLTYDEFLIVSGEDMKEVQDESVDVVVSTLVLCSVNDVQKVLQEARRVLRAGGAFYFLEHVISDPCSWTHHIQYVFEPLWYYLGDGCEVTRATWKHLEEAGFSQLHLKHFEAPNVSLMIRPHIMGFCIK; translated from the exons ATGTTCAAAGTGTGTCACAGTGGGTTAAGATTTAAATGTAATCTGTTGATCTTCTTAAATCTTTCAGTTGTGGGTACTTCAgggtttcatttatttttgcttcAGCGGAAAATGACTGGTTGTTTGGTGACACTATGCCGACTGCTATGTTGGGGACTGTGTTGGCCTTTTCATGTTATGAAGATCACGGGTTTGTATCGTATTTACAAACGTCTGTTTCCCACGCTCGCATACAACATCACATTTTCATACAATGATAAAATGCACAAACGGAAGAGGGAACTGTTTCGAAACGTGGCCAGGTTTGCAGACTGCGATGGCTCGCTTCGCCTGCTGGAGATCGGCTGCGGGAGCGGGGCGAACTTCAGCTTTTACCCGCATGGCTGCACGGTGATCTGCACCGACCCCAACCCGCACTTTGAGAAGTACCTGCGGATGAGCATGGACAGAAATGCGCATTTGACCTATGACGAGTTTTTAATTGTCTCCGGAGAGGACATGAAGGAAGTACAGGACGAGTCCGTGGACGTCGTTGTCTCTACATTGGTTTTATGCTCTGTCAACGACGTGCAGAAGGTCCTGCAGGAGGCCAGACGCGTCCTGAGAGCG GGTGGAGCCTTCTACTTTTTGGAGCACGTTATTTCAGACCCCTGCTCATGGACACACCACATTCAGTACGTGTTTGAGCCTCTGTGGTACTACCTCGGAGATGGTTGTGAAGTTACCAGAGCCACatggaaacacctggaggaggCCGGCTTTTCCCAACTTCACCTCAAACACTTCGAGGCTCCTAACGTCTCTTTAATGATACGGCCACATATCATGGGATTTTGTATCAAATGA
- the atf1 gene encoding cyclic AMP-dependent transcription factor ATF-1 isoform X1 — translation MEEVQQGSNGTESQTATIPTAITASQFSQIAQQMSLGGSSVAVVQLPGGQLQVQGVIQSAQSSVIQSPQVHTIQAQCTDSEDSQDSSDSGAAQNTREILARRPSYRKILNDLSSEEVAHIEGKDSPASTGVTVPTTPIYQTSTGQYITIAANGTIQLATPGSEGLQGLQAVTMANSGGAQQGHAILQYAQTPDGQQILVPSNQVVVQGAGGEVQTYQIRTTPTSASIPQTVVMTSPVGLSQGKSDDPTMKREIRLAKNREAARECRRKKKEYVKCLENRVAVLENQNKTLIEELKTLKDLYCVKTE, via the exons ATGGAAGAAGTACAGCAGGGCAGCAATGGCACTGAATCACAGACTGCAACCATTCCCACTGCCATCACAGCCTCTCAGTTCTCACAGATAGCCCAGCAG ATGTCTCTTGGAGGTTCTTCTGTGGCTGTTGTGCAATTGCCAGGGGGTCAGCTACAGGTTCAAGGTGTGATCCAGTCGGCACAGTCGTCGGTCATTCAGTCCCCTCAGGTGCATACTATACAG GCCCAGTGTACAGATAGCGAAGATTCACAGGACTCATCAGATAGTGGAGCAGCACAAAACACCAGAGAAATACTGGCAAGACGGCCTTCATAcag AAAAATCCTAAATGACCTTTCTTCTGAGGAAGTGGCACACATTGAAGGCAAAGATAGCCCAGCATCCACAGGTGTTACCGTACCAACCACTCCAATCTACCAGACCAGTACTGGCCAGTACA TTACCATAGCGGCTAATGGCACAATTCAGCTGGCAACTCCCGGGTCTGAAGGCCTTCAGGGGCTACAGGCTGTCACTATGGCCAACTCAGGAGGAGCACAGCAAGGCCACGCCATCCTTCAGTATGCCCAGACACCTGACGGCCAGCAGATACTTGTGCCTAGCAATCAGGTTGTTGTACAAG gTGCGGGAGGAGAAGTTCAGACCTACCAGATCCGCACAACACCCACATCAGCTTCCATTCCTCAGACTGTAGTTATGACCTCTCCTGTTGGACTGTCACAGGGTAAAAGTGATGATCCAACAATGAAGAGGGAAATCCGGCTTGCAAAAAACAG AGAGGCAGCACGTGAATGTcggcggaagaaaaaagagtATGTTAAATGCCTGGAAAACCGTGTTGCTGTTCTTGAGAACCAAAACAAGACTCTGATTGAAGAACTGAAAACATTAAAGGATCTTTACTGCGTTAAAACAGAATAA
- the atf1 gene encoding cyclic AMP-dependent transcription factor ATF-1 isoform X2 codes for MEEVQQGSNGTESQTATIPTAITASQFSQIAQQMSLGGSSVAVVQLPGGQLQVQGVIQSAQSSVIQSPQAQCTDSEDSQDSSDSGAAQNTREILARRPSYRKILNDLSSEEVAHIEGKDSPASTGVTVPTTPIYQTSTGQYITIAANGTIQLATPGSEGLQGLQAVTMANSGGAQQGHAILQYAQTPDGQQILVPSNQVVVQGAGGEVQTYQIRTTPTSASIPQTVVMTSPVGLSQGKSDDPTMKREIRLAKNREAARECRRKKKEYVKCLENRVAVLENQNKTLIEELKTLKDLYCVKTE; via the exons ATGGAAGAAGTACAGCAGGGCAGCAATGGCACTGAATCACAGACTGCAACCATTCCCACTGCCATCACAGCCTCTCAGTTCTCACAGATAGCCCAGCAG ATGTCTCTTGGAGGTTCTTCTGTGGCTGTTGTGCAATTGCCAGGGGGTCAGCTACAGGTTCAAGGTGTGATCCAGTCGGCACAGTCGTCGGTCATTCAGTCCCCTCAG GCCCAGTGTACAGATAGCGAAGATTCACAGGACTCATCAGATAGTGGAGCAGCACAAAACACCAGAGAAATACTGGCAAGACGGCCTTCATAcag AAAAATCCTAAATGACCTTTCTTCTGAGGAAGTGGCACACATTGAAGGCAAAGATAGCCCAGCATCCACAGGTGTTACCGTACCAACCACTCCAATCTACCAGACCAGTACTGGCCAGTACA TTACCATAGCGGCTAATGGCACAATTCAGCTGGCAACTCCCGGGTCTGAAGGCCTTCAGGGGCTACAGGCTGTCACTATGGCCAACTCAGGAGGAGCACAGCAAGGCCACGCCATCCTTCAGTATGCCCAGACACCTGACGGCCAGCAGATACTTGTGCCTAGCAATCAGGTTGTTGTACAAG gTGCGGGAGGAGAAGTTCAGACCTACCAGATCCGCACAACACCCACATCAGCTTCCATTCCTCAGACTGTAGTTATGACCTCTCCTGTTGGACTGTCACAGGGTAAAAGTGATGATCCAACAATGAAGAGGGAAATCCGGCTTGCAAAAAACAG AGAGGCAGCACGTGAATGTcggcggaagaaaaaagagtATGTTAAATGCCTGGAAAACCGTGTTGCTGTTCTTGAGAACCAAAACAAGACTCTGATTGAAGAACTGAAAACATTAAAGGATCTTTACTGCGTTAAAACAGAATAA
- the atf1 gene encoding cyclic AMP-dependent transcription factor ATF-1 isoform X4: MSLGGSSVAVVQLPGGQLQVQGVIQSAQSSVIQSPQAQCTDSEDSQDSSDSGAAQNTREILARRPSYRKILNDLSSEEVAHIEGKDSPASTGVTVPTTPIYQTSTGQYITIAANGTIQLATPGSEGLQGLQAVTMANSGGAQQGHAILQYAQTPDGQQILVPSNQVVVQGAGGEVQTYQIRTTPTSASIPQTVVMTSPVGLSQGKSDDPTMKREIRLAKNREAARECRRKKKEYVKCLENRVAVLENQNKTLIEELKTLKDLYCVKTE, from the exons ATGTCTCTTGGAGGTTCTTCTGTGGCTGTTGTGCAATTGCCAGGGGGTCAGCTACAGGTTCAAGGTGTGATCCAGTCGGCACAGTCGTCGGTCATTCAGTCCCCTCAG GCCCAGTGTACAGATAGCGAAGATTCACAGGACTCATCAGATAGTGGAGCAGCACAAAACACCAGAGAAATACTGGCAAGACGGCCTTCATAcag AAAAATCCTAAATGACCTTTCTTCTGAGGAAGTGGCACACATTGAAGGCAAAGATAGCCCAGCATCCACAGGTGTTACCGTACCAACCACTCCAATCTACCAGACCAGTACTGGCCAGTACA TTACCATAGCGGCTAATGGCACAATTCAGCTGGCAACTCCCGGGTCTGAAGGCCTTCAGGGGCTACAGGCTGTCACTATGGCCAACTCAGGAGGAGCACAGCAAGGCCACGCCATCCTTCAGTATGCCCAGACACCTGACGGCCAGCAGATACTTGTGCCTAGCAATCAGGTTGTTGTACAAG gTGCGGGAGGAGAAGTTCAGACCTACCAGATCCGCACAACACCCACATCAGCTTCCATTCCTCAGACTGTAGTTATGACCTCTCCTGTTGGACTGTCACAGGGTAAAAGTGATGATCCAACAATGAAGAGGGAAATCCGGCTTGCAAAAAACAG AGAGGCAGCACGTGAATGTcggcggaagaaaaaagagtATGTTAAATGCCTGGAAAACCGTGTTGCTGTTCTTGAGAACCAAAACAAGACTCTGATTGAAGAACTGAAAACATTAAAGGATCTTTACTGCGTTAAAACAGAATAA
- the atf1 gene encoding cyclic AMP-dependent transcription factor ATF-1 isoform X3 produces the protein MSLGGSSVAVVQLPGGQLQVQGVIQSAQSSVIQSPQVHTIQAQCTDSEDSQDSSDSGAAQNTREILARRPSYRKILNDLSSEEVAHIEGKDSPASTGVTVPTTPIYQTSTGQYITIAANGTIQLATPGSEGLQGLQAVTMANSGGAQQGHAILQYAQTPDGQQILVPSNQVVVQGAGGEVQTYQIRTTPTSASIPQTVVMTSPVGLSQGKSDDPTMKREIRLAKNREAARECRRKKKEYVKCLENRVAVLENQNKTLIEELKTLKDLYCVKTE, from the exons ATGTCTCTTGGAGGTTCTTCTGTGGCTGTTGTGCAATTGCCAGGGGGTCAGCTACAGGTTCAAGGTGTGATCCAGTCGGCACAGTCGTCGGTCATTCAGTCCCCTCAGGTGCATACTATACAG GCCCAGTGTACAGATAGCGAAGATTCACAGGACTCATCAGATAGTGGAGCAGCACAAAACACCAGAGAAATACTGGCAAGACGGCCTTCATAcag AAAAATCCTAAATGACCTTTCTTCTGAGGAAGTGGCACACATTGAAGGCAAAGATAGCCCAGCATCCACAGGTGTTACCGTACCAACCACTCCAATCTACCAGACCAGTACTGGCCAGTACA TTACCATAGCGGCTAATGGCACAATTCAGCTGGCAACTCCCGGGTCTGAAGGCCTTCAGGGGCTACAGGCTGTCACTATGGCCAACTCAGGAGGAGCACAGCAAGGCCACGCCATCCTTCAGTATGCCCAGACACCTGACGGCCAGCAGATACTTGTGCCTAGCAATCAGGTTGTTGTACAAG gTGCGGGAGGAGAAGTTCAGACCTACCAGATCCGCACAACACCCACATCAGCTTCCATTCCTCAGACTGTAGTTATGACCTCTCCTGTTGGACTGTCACAGGGTAAAAGTGATGATCCAACAATGAAGAGGGAAATCCGGCTTGCAAAAAACAG AGAGGCAGCACGTGAATGTcggcggaagaaaaaagagtATGTTAAATGCCTGGAAAACCGTGTTGCTGTTCTTGAGAACCAAAACAAGACTCTGATTGAAGAACTGAAAACATTAAAGGATCTTTACTGCGTTAAAACAGAATAA